The following nucleotide sequence is from Caldicellulosiruptor saccharolyticus DSM 8903.
CTCTTGTTTTTTCTTATTCAAGTAGCTTACATAAAAGTACGCACCAATTACAAGAACCAAAACCAGAAGTGCTGACACAATTGTAATAAGCCTGTTTTTTTTCTTTCTCATAGATGTCTCCTCCTCAGCCATACAGTTAAACCTAATACCAGAATAGCAATTGGTATTCCAACAACAGTTATTGCTGCCCAGACCATAGCCTGTGTTGTACTAATATTGAGCCTGAAAGTTGTAAGGTCTTTTGGTTGGATTTGCAGGGTTTCTTTTTTATCCTGTAGCCAGTTAAGACTATTTACCACAAAGTTCAAGTTTCCAGGGACGTTTTTAGAAAACTGAGCATTTAAAAACATTGCATTGCCAACTATCACGACCTTTGCATCTCTTGGTCTGAGCTTGGTATTGAGAGCATCAGCTTTATCTGTAATTGCAACAGCTAAGGTAAATGGTCCGCTAATATCACCTTTTTCTTTGCTAAGCGATGTTGATTTTAAGTCCTTTCTGAGCCACGAATTTGAAGTTGTTGTAAGAAGTTTTTCAATAGTAATTGTTCTTTTTTTAAATTTTGTCTCAACAATTGGTTGAGCACTTGGTAAGAGCATATACATATTGTTTAAATCTATTGGGTTTACAATGTCATGTGATTCAAGCTTTGGCAATATCCATACTGGATTGCCTGCATTGTAGTTGTTATCTCCTTCCATAACAACACCATGTTCAAGCCTTACTCCTAAGCTTTCAAAAAGGCTGTTAAAGTTTTTGAGTTCATCTTTGAGAAGGTCCATCAAAAATAGAACTCTTCCACCACTATTTATATAATCCTTTAGTTTCTTTAACTCTATGTCAGATATATCAGTCTTAGGTGAGATAACTACAACAGCCGATGCATCCTGCGGAACACTTTTTTCAGTAAGAAGATTTAAATCCTTTATTTCAAAATTTGCAGCTTCAATCTCGCTTGAAATGCCAAGCCCAACAAGTGTGTCCTCTCCATGACCTTTTAGTTCATACAAAACAGGGCTTTTGTCAGATGTAACATACAAGATGGCAGGTGTCAGTTTTTGTTCAATTGTAAGACCAGTTACGTTTGATTCACCTGTCTGCTCATTGTATGAATAGTCAACCATATCGTATCTGTTTATTACTCTGAATTTAGTGCCGCTTTCAACAATAAGCGAACCTTCATCAATTCCTGAACCACTTGTGTCATATTTTTTAACGAAACCTGGGTTTTTATAAGGGTCTATGTATTTGATTTTTACATGCGAGGATTTTTCAGCATATTTCTGGATAAACTCAGAAATCACAGGGTTTTCATTTCCGGTCGGGAAAAGAGCATAAATTGTCACATCTTTTTTTAGATTTTTCAAAAGGTCAATCGTGGGCTTTGAAAGTGAGTACAGTCTGTTATGTGTAAGGTCAAGCTTTGCTGGAATTTGACCTACTAAAAGGTTTAGAACTATCAGAATAGCGATTACAGATGCAGTCAGCATAGCAGCGTATCCGCCATATTTGAACTTTCTTGTCTTAAATGAGCTTTTTATACTTTTTAAATCAAGCTTCACCATTTTCTTCCCCCTTTTTTAGCTCCATCTTCTTTTTTCAAGCACTCTTATTGTGAGGAATATGAACACAAATATAAAAGATAGATAATAAACTATGGACGACAAGTCCAAAAGACCATTTGTAAATTTTTGATATCTGCTCAGGAGTGAGAACCATTTGAAGAATCTAACTATAGCATTGTCATAAAACTCTGGTTTTAAAATGTATACTGCAACAAATGCTCCCGCTCCTATAGCTGCTGCAGATACACTAATAATTACATTTCTTATTGTGAGGTAAATCCACGCGCAAACCAGTCCTACAAGGATTAGAACAAATACAAATCCTGCAACTCTATCTGTTGGAAGAGCACTTTCCAGCCAGTCTATAACCCATGTCAAAAGCAGGGCAGAAAATGTCACAACAGCTGCGATGAACTGATTATCTGTCAGTGATGATATAAAAAGACCTATTGAGATAAATGAACAGCCAAGAAGGAAAAATCCTATATATGCACCCAAGGTTTCTGCAACGGGAATGTCACCGTAAAAAGAAAGTATTATGGGATACAATACTGTAACTGCAATGGTGATCACAAAAACAGTAACAGCAGCCAAATACTTACCAAGCACAATCTCAGTAAGTTTTAATGGCGATGTTAAAAGAAGCTGGTCTGTCTTTGTTCTTGCTTCTTCACTTAATAGTCTCATTGTAAGCACTGGCACAACAACTAAGAATATAAACGTTATGTTACCAAGCACTGATGTATAGTTCGGGCTTGCTGGAAACAGGTTTGACACTGCAAAGAAAAATCCTGAAATCAAAAGGAAAAATCCCATGAATATGTATCCTGTCGGTGTTGAGAAATATATTTTTAACTCTTTTTTCAACACTGCACTCATACAGCTTCAGCCTCCTTCTCCTCAGTTGTAAGCTGCAGGAATATCTCCTCAAGCGTTAGGTCAACCGCTCTCATCATCAGAATAGGAAGTTTTGCCTCGCTCAGTGCATAGAATATATCTGCCCTTATATCTACATCGTTTTCTGATTCAACAATGACCTCAACGGTGTTTGGTTCTTTTGGACCGATAAATTCTATGTATTTTACTCCTGGCACCTTTTCAAGTATTCCATAAACCTTTTGCCTTTGACCTAATACTCTTATCTGAAGTTTGCTTCCGTGGGTAAGTCTTTTAGATAGATTTTCAGGCGTGTCACTTGCAACTATCTTTCCTTTGTTGATTATAAGAACTCTTTCACACACTGCGCTTACCTCTGGCAGGATATGTGAGCTCAAGATTATTGTATGTTCACTTCGAAGATTCTTTATAACAGACCTTATTTCAATTATCTGCTTTGGGTCAAGTCCGATTGTTGGCTCGTCCAAAATCAAAACAGGAGGGTTGCCAATTAAAGCCTGGGCAAGTCCAACTCTTTGCTTGTAACCTTTTGAAAGATTTTTTATGAGCCTGTTTCTCACATGGGCAATGCCAACAGTTTCCATTATCTTGTCCATGCTTCTTTTTTTCTCTTTTTTGTCTACCTTTTTAATGTCGCTCACAAAATCAAGGTATTCTTGCACAGTCATGTCCATATAAAGCGGTGGGTTTTCAGGCAGGTATCCAATTCTTTTTTTCACTTCTTCGGGCTCTTCTAAGATGTCAAATCCGTCAACGTAGGCTGTTCCTTCTGTAGGCGATAAATACCCTGTTATGATATTCATGGTGGTAGATTTTCCAGCACCGTTTGGACCCAGAAAACCAACAATTTCCCCCTTTTGCACTTCAAATGAGATGTCGTGAATTGCATAGTGCTGACCATACTTTTTGGTTAAGTGTTCAACCTTTATCAAAAATATCCCTCCTCAGATTGACAATGTATATAGTTGTACAGTTTTAATTATAGTATAAACTATAACATAATGTGTGAACAATTTGTTAAATTATTTTTTGCTCAGTTTCGTTTGAATATCTCCTTTTAGCTATCAAATACAAGCTTTAATAAGATCCTTGCTTATCACAGGCTGTGGTGCACACTTGGGCATTGAGAAAACAGCAATTTACCACGATTCCAAAGAGGAGATGTGCATTTTGTAACTGGTCATTTGTAAAAGCTATTCAAATCACAGTGGAGAATCATTTGGCTTGTTCAGAATATCTGAGTCAACAAATATAAGTGTTTCAACAAAAAAGACTCTCCGCTTCTCTGCAGAGAGCCTTTATTGCTTTAAAATTTATGTATCTTCTAAATTTTCACACCCTTTAAAAATGCGATGTCTTGCATATTCTTCCCACATACAGATTCAATAATTGTCATATCCTTTTCGAGTTTTACAATTTTTTGAGTATTCTCTTCAGTTTGTTTAAATAGAGCTTGGTGTTCTTTACTGTTATTTGAAATTACAGAGTTTAACAAACCTTCCATCCTTGCGAGCTGGTGAGTAAAGTTGTCGTGTTCAGCTTTGTTTACCTGTGCTAAATGTTCTAATGCTTTTAAGATTTGAGTATTTTCTGCAACTTGAAGTTCTAATTTTTCAACTCTCTTTTCGAGACTATCAACTCTCTTTTCAAGGTTTTCAACTCTCCTTTCAAGGCTTTCGACTCTTTTTTCAAGACTTTCGACTCTCTTTTCAAGGCTTTCAACTTTCTTTTCAAGGCTTTCGACTTTCACTTCAAGTCTGTCAAGCCTTGCCTCAAGCCTGTCAATCTTTTGGTCTAAGGTTTCAACCTTTTGTAAGATAAGCTCTAAGATTTCTCTATCACTCATTTTTATCTCCTCACGAAAGTTAAAATACGACTTGACTATAATTATAACTCATTTAGTTGGAAAAATCTATTCAAAGGATTATAAAAAGATATATCCTAAGAAGATCAAGTATAAAACCCCACCAAACAAAAGTGCAAATGGGTTTACAGATTTTTTAATCTTAACCCATATAAGATTTAGAAGTGCGGACATAAATGCTAAGATAGCTGAAACCATTGTTATACCTTTTAAATTCCATGGTGTGAATATTATTCCAAATACAACTGGAACAGAGGATTGAAATACCATTGCACCTGTGATATTTCCGAGTGCAAGAGTGTCTTTTTTCTTTCCAATCCAGATAATAGAGTTTAGTTTTTCAGGTAGCTCTGTTGCAATAGGTGTAATGATTATAGAAAGTATTAGTGCAGGTACACCAATCATCATCGCAACTTTCTGAACATACTCAACAAACAAATGCGCACCATAGATGATAAGTACCAGTGAAAGAAGAAGCTGAGAAAGTATCCACAAAAGGTTGTTTGGAAGTTTTAAAAACCTTGTAAAATAAAGTTCTTCTAATTCTTCTCTTTCAGTGTCTTCACTCTCATCTGCAAGTGTCTTTTTTACATATATAAGATAAGCTACAAACAATCCAATTGCAATTATTTTTCTTATAACTTTATGATTGTGAATAAATGTTGTCAAAACTGCAATTCCATATACAATGAGAAAATAAGTAAGGTCACGCTCAAATACACTCAAGTCAACATTCATCTTCAATGTTCTTTTTCTAAAAAGAGTGTAGACTATTACAGCAAGTCCAGTTATGAAAAAGGCCAAAGTACCAAGCATAAAAGGGGCGCCGGCAATTGCTCCAATACCAACATCATGTGAACTTTCTCCTTTGGCAAACAGAATTGCAATAATAGGTATTATGGTCTCAGGAAGGGCAGTTCCAACCGCTGCCAGGATACTTCCAACTGCCCCTTGTCCTAAGTTCATTCTTTTGCCAAACCACTCAACTGCATTTGTGAAAAAAGTGCAACCAAAAAGTATTATAAACAAAGAGAAAATCAGCTTTATAACATATGGTATTACCACCTTAGTCATCCCTTTCTATTGTTAATACTTCAAGTTAATACTTTAATAAGAATACTACTTTGATACAAAAAGTGTCAAGTGAAAGCAAATGCTAAATTTTTCAGAAGTATATTTTGAGCTTATTCTTTATGAAAGTGACGTGTAAAGTATTTTACTACTTCCACAATAGGAATTATAGAAAGTGACGCTAAAATTATGATTGTCCACTGCTCAAAGTTTAAAGAGGTCAGTTTGAATAATTCTCTAAGCGGTGGAACTATTAGCACTACAACCTGAAGCAAGAATGAAGCTATAAAAGCAAGGTTTAGGTATTTGTTAGAAAATACTCCCATTTTAAATAGCGAATTGATGTTTGAACGCACATTGTATGCATGAGTAAGTTGTATGAGGCTCAGTAGCATGAAGGTCATGGTGATGGCAGTGTTGTGACCATATAATTTGTTTCCAATAGAGAATACTAGCAATGTTATCAAGCCTTTTAAAAAACCTTGATACAGAATTGAAAAGCCAAGCCCACCAGCAAATATATTTTCTTGAGTTTTCTTCGGCTTTCTTTTCATTACGTCACTTTCTGCTTTTTCCATACCGAGTGCTAAAGCTGGGAAAGTGTCAGTCACAAGGTTTACCCAGAGAATATGAATTGGGTATAATACTACCCAGTTTAAAAGTGTTGCAAAGAACAGTGTTACAACTTCTCCAATATTTGACGAAAGCAAAAATTGAATGGTCTTTCGTATGTTGTCATAAATCTTTCTTCCTTCTTCAACAGCTGCAACAATTGTTGCAAAGTTATCATCTGCTAAGATAACATCAGATACATTCTTTGTTACATCTGTTCCTGTTATTCCCATGCCAATTCCAATATCAGCTGCTTTCAAAGCGGGTGCATCGTTCACTCCATCACCTGTCATAGCGACTATTTTACCATGGCTCTTCCACGCTTTAACAATTCTTAATTTGTGCTCTGGAGACACTCTTGCGTAAACTTTTACCTCTTTTACTTTTTCCCTTAATTGCTGATCATCTAATTTTTCAATTTCACTGCCTGTCAAAACCTGCGAAAGTTCGTCGTTGTCTGTATCAATTATCTTCAATTCTTTTGCGATTGCTACAGCTGTGTCTTTGTGGTCTCCTGTTATCATCACAGGTGTGATACCTGCTTGATAGCATACCTCAACTGCATTGTAGGCTTCTGGGCGTGGTGGGTCTATCATTCCAACAAGTCCTATGAAGATGAGATTGTCTTCAATAGCATTTTTGTCCTCTAATTGAGTTCTATCAATTTCTTTGTATGCAAAAGCTAAAACTCTAAGGGCATTGGAGGACATTTCTTTGTTTGCCTGCAAAATTTTGTGGTGGATATTTTCGTCAAGAGGTAGTATTTCATCATTTACCATTGCAAACTTGCATTTGTTAATTATTACATCTACAGCACCTTTAGAAAACACAAAAAGTTTCTCATCATTTCTAATTTCATGCACAGTTGTCATCATCTTTCTGACAGAGTCAAAAGGTATTTCGTAAACTCGCTTTAATACCTTCTCAATTGCATTCTTGTTAAAACCTTTTTCATAGGCAAATTTTACCAAAGCAATTTCAGTCGGGTCACCAATAAAATGAGGATGTTTATTAATCAAGTCTACCTTTACATCATTGCAAAGTGCCATTATGTGAAGTAAAGTCTTTGTTGTATTATCTTCATGTTCAAAGTTCTCAACAAGGTTATCATTGCAATAAATTTTTACAACATTCATCTTATTTTGAGTAAGTGTCCCTGTTTTATCAGAACAAATAACTTCTACTCTTCCTAAGGTTTCAATCGAAGACAGTCTTCTTATGATAGCATTTCGTTTTGCCATTTTTTGAACACCAATTGCAAGGACAATTGTTACCACAGCAGGAAGACCTTCAGGAATTGCAGCAACAGCCAATGACACAGCTGTTAAGAACATTTCAAACGTTTCTCGACCGTAAAGAAGTCCTGTCACAAAAACAATAAAGGCAATTGCCAGTATTCCAAATGTGAGATATTTACCAATTTCTTCTAACTTCTCATGAAGAGGAGTTTTGGTGTCAATTGTAGACTGGATATTCACAAAGTTTGCAATTTTGCCTATCTCTGTTTTCATTCCTGTTGCAACAACCACACCTTTTCCTCGACCATATGTTACAATAGTTCCCATGAAAGCCATATTAGTCCTTTCTGCAAGAGGAGTTGACTCGTCAAGAACATTGTTTGCCTCTTTTTCAACAGGAACAGATTCTCCAGTTAAAGCTGACTCATCAATTTTAAGATTAACACCTTCGATGAGTCTTAAATCTGCAGGGACAATATCCCCCGCTTCAATCTCAATTATATCTCCAACTACTATTTCATCGGTTCTGATTTGCATCAAATGTCCATCTCTGTAGACTTTGGCATAAGGCATATTAAGTTTTTTTAGCGCATCTATTGCTTTTTCAGCTTTCAGCTCTTGCGCGACTCCAAAGACTGCGTTGATAAGCAGGACGGCTACAATAATTACAGCATCTGCTGCCTCGCCAAGAAGGATTGATATGACTGCAGCAGCAATGAGTACAAGTACCATCACGTTTTTGAATTGCTCCAAGAAAAGAACAAATAATGATTTCTTTTTTCCTTCTTCAATTATATTTTTTCCGTACACTTTAAGCCTTTGTTCAGCTTCTTCGGATGAAAGTCCATTTAGAGTGGTTTTGAGGTTTTCCAAAATTGTTTCTATGTCCTTTGAGTGAAAATTAGAGATGTTTTGGTTCAAGTTTGAATTCCCCCTCCTCATGAGTATTTTATAGAGTCTTTAGTTTTTAGAAGTTCCCCATCAAAAACTATTTTGGTTTTAAAATCATCTTTTTAGAAGGCAAATAAAAAAGACTTTTAACATGTGATGTAAATTATCACATGTTAAAAGTCTCGCACGCCCTTTTTTGGGCCCTTATCCCCAGAGAAGGCGAAAAAACCTTCTCGCGAATGTTGAGGATAAGGCTTTTGCGGTGCTACTCCCTTTTAACATAACCAAAAGGAGGTAGCAGTATTTAATTGTGTATTATATTCTACCTTAAGAAAGTGAAATTTTCAAGCCGTTTTTAAAATTTATCTCGAATAGGTGTAGAGATATTTACCACAGCGAAAGAATGTACGAAGAAGAAAATTTCATAAAAAGAGTTGAGGCTGCCTCCCTCCTGTTTGATATAATTAAAAAGTGTAATCTAATATTCAAAAGAAAAATAGAAAAACTACCAGGATGGGAGGACAGCCTACTATGAATATTATATCATACCACGAACTAAGAAAAATATCCCCTCAAAAAGCTAGAGAATTAGTTCGAAAAGTCTTTGAATCAAATAACAAAAACGTATCAAAAACTGCTAAAATATTAGGTGTATCAAGACATACCGTAAGAAGAGCTGTCTACGGTCCTCTTGAAGATAAATCAAAAAAACCTAAATCTTCTCCCAAAAAGCTTTCTTCTGAACTCGAAAATTTTATTGTCGAAGAGTCTAAAAAAACTGGTTTTAGATATAGACGTTTGTCTTTTTATCTTCTCAGAAAATATGGTATCAAAATAAGTGAAAACACAATAAAGTCAATTCTTAGAAGAAACTCTGTAGCTCGAAAAACAAAAAGAACAAAAAAAGGTGAAAGAAGTCTATACGATTATGAAACTCTTATCCCATTTTCTGAATTTCAGCTTGATACAAAACATCTTTTAGACAAAGAAAGTCTTCCCAAGGAGGTATATGAACATATGAAAAGATACAATTTGCCTTGCTATGAGTGGAACATAATAGATGTTGCAACAAGAACAAGATTTACAGCCTATTCTTACGAACTTTCATCCGCTTTTGGATTTATGTTCATATCCTTAGTTGCATTATGGTTAAGAACTCATAATGTAAGAAATATAATAAAGATCCGATTAGACAATGGAGCAGAATTTTGTGGAGGAAGCGAAAGAAAGTTAAAGCAGTGGAATGAGATGCTGTCATTTTTGGGTGTAGAACTAAATCCTATTCCACCAAAAGCAAAGCATTTAATGGGTATAATTGAAAATTCACATAGAGCTGATGATGAGTATTTTTTAATGATTCATGCTGAAAGATGTAAAACAAAAGATGAATTTATTCAAAGAGCCCAGAAATGGCAAGATACATGGAACTTTTTCAGACCTCATAATGGTAAAGGAATGAACGGGAGGACACCATTCGAAAAATTCATAGCTTCAAAATCTCTGGTCTCCTCCCATATATTTCAATTTCCTACATTACTTCTTGAGGATATTATGAAAAAAGTAGGCACCTTCTATTCTCTGTTCTGTAATAAATTTGGTGGTAAATATGTCTTCACCACGTACCTTTTTAAAATTTATGTAAAAGACTTAGATGCCAGAATTAGTTATAAAATCTATATTGTTTCAAACTATGGATTGAAATTTTGAGATACTCATCTTAAAATTTTTCAATAGAAAAATTGATAACAACTTGTGGCTTTGCACTGAGAGGGGGAAGGCAGGGTGAAAGGGCAAAAAAGACCTCTACAAACTTTTTTCAAATCTTTGGCGCTTACCTTAGCAGCACTCACAGTATTCTCTATAGGAGCTTTGGGTGGAACAATTGCAGCTTATATTAAAGCCATTCCCCCTGGAACTTTGGATGAGATTGTACAAGATACAATAAATAACACTACAATAATATTTGATGAAATGGGCAGAGAGGTAGCTACTTTAAACAGGGGACAAAGTGGTATTAGAGTTTCATATAATCAAATTCCTAAAGACCTCATAAATGCTTTTATTGCAATTGAGGATGAAAGATTTTGGTATCACAATGGAATTGATATAAAAAGAATTATCGGAGCTTTTATTCATAATCTTCAAAGAAGAAGCTTATCTGAAGGTGCAAGCACAATAACACAACAACTTGTGAGAAACAAGCTTTTGATGTTTGAAAAGTCATTTAAGAGAAAGATACAAGAGCAATATTTAGCAATTCAGCTGGAAAAGAGACTTACAAAACAGCAGATTTTGGAAGAGTATTTAAATACAATAAACCTTGGAAATGGTGCTTATGGGGTTCAAGCTGCTGCATACACTTACTTTGGCAAAGATGTCTCAAAACTGTCCTTGGCTGAATGTGCGCTAATTGCAGGGATAACGAAAAATCCTTCTTACTACAATCCATTTAAGTTCCCTGATCATGCGAAAAAAAGACAACAGCTTGTACTAAAGAAGATGTTAGAGCTGGGGTATATCACCGAAGAAGAGTATTATCAAGCAATTAACCAAAAGCTTGTATATGCAAAAAATAGCAACAGAAACTTGCTGCCGTACAAACATCCTTATTTTGTGGATTCGGTTATAGATGAGGCGATTAGAATACTTCAAATGCAAAGGGGAATTACACAAGAAGAGGCAGAGGACTTGGTCTATGGCGGAGGACTTAAAATTTACACAACATTGGACAGTAGTATTCAAAGTGTGATGGAAGAGGTTTTTTCAGATTCAAATTATATGCCAACAGTGAGGTATTATGACAAAAATGGGGTTCCACAACCGCAAGCAGCAGCTGTGCTGATTGATTTTAGAACAGGGGCTGTAAAAGGTATAATGGGCGGAAGAGGGAATATGAATGCGGTTCGACTTTTTAACAGAGCTACCATGTCTGTACGCCAGCCAGGCTCTGCAATAAAACCTATTGCTGTTTATGCCTTAGCTTTAGAAAGGGGCTATGGTCCATGGAGTGTTATATTAGATGCACCTTTTTCTATTGGAGGATATGCACCTAAAAACTGGTATGCAAATAAAACTGGCTATAGTAGCTACAAAGGTTATATGACCCTAAGACAGGCTCTTGTATGGTCGGCCAATGTACCAGCAGTAAAGCTTGCATACAAGTTGGGTGTTCAAAATGTTTATGAAAATCTCCGAAAATTTGGATTTACTACTTTGACAGAGGAAGACAAAAATAACTTGTCCATTGCAATTGGTGGTTTTACCTATGGAGTAAAACCAATTGAGCTGACAGCTGCGTTTGCAGCAGTTGCAAATGGAGGAGTGTATATAAAACCACATTTTATAACAAAAATAGAAGATAGATACGGCAATACTATTAATGAGTATAGTTATGAGCGCAAAAGAGTGATGGAAGAAAAAAATGCACAACTTTTGACTGATATGTTGCAAAGTGTAGTAAAAACGGGTATAACAATTGGTACAAGTTTTAATTATCCAGTTGCTGGCAAGACAGGTACAACTGATGATAACAAAGACAGATGGTTTGTAGGCTATACCCCAGATTATGTTTTAGGTGTGTGGGTAGGAGAAGATGAGCCAAGGCCTTTGGACTATCTTGATGGAACAAATCCTGCGGTGAAGATTTTTAAAGGAATTATGGATAAGATTGTGAGTGAAAGAGGAATAAAACATT
It contains:
- a CDS encoding GldG family protein, which encodes MVKLDLKSIKSSFKTRKFKYGGYAAMLTASVIAILIVLNLLVGQIPAKLDLTHNRLYSLSKPTIDLLKNLKKDVTIYALFPTGNENPVISEFIQKYAEKSSHVKIKYIDPYKNPGFVKKYDTSGSGIDEGSLIVESGTKFRVINRYDMVDYSYNEQTGESNVTGLTIEQKLTPAILYVTSDKSPVLYELKGHGEDTLVGLGISSEIEAANFEIKDLNLLTEKSVPQDASAVVVISPKTDISDIELKKLKDYINSGGRVLFLMDLLKDELKNFNSLFESLGVRLEHGVVMEGDNNYNAGNPVWILPKLESHDIVNPIDLNNMYMLLPSAQPIVETKFKKRTITIEKLLTTTSNSWLRKDLKSTSLSKEKGDISGPFTLAVAITDKADALNTKLRPRDAKVVIVGNAMFLNAQFSKNVPGNLNFVVNSLNWLQDKKETLQIQPKDLTTFRLNISTTQAMVWAAITVVGIPIAILVLGLTVWLRRRHL
- a CDS encoding ABC transporter permease, translated to MSAVLKKELKIYFSTPTGYIFMGFFLLISGFFFAVSNLFPASPNYTSVLGNITFIFLVVVPVLTMRLLSEEARTKTDQLLLTSPLKLTEIVLGKYLAAVTVFVITIAVTVLYPIILSFYGDIPVAETLGAYIGFFLLGCSFISIGLFISSLTDNQFIAAVVTFSALLLTWVIDWLESALPTDRVAGFVFVLILVGLVCAWIYLTIRNVIISVSAAAIGAGAFVAVYILKPEFYDNAIVRFFKWFSLLSRYQKFTNGLLDLSSIVYYLSFIFVFIFLTIRVLEKRRWS
- a CDS encoding ABC transporter ATP-binding protein; this encodes MIKVEHLTKKYGQHYAIHDISFEVQKGEIVGFLGPNGAGKSTTMNIITGYLSPTEGTAYVDGFDILEEPEEVKKRIGYLPENPPLYMDMTVQEYLDFVSDIKKVDKKEKKRSMDKIMETVGIAHVRNRLIKNLSKGYKQRVGLAQALIGNPPVLILDEPTIGLDPKQIIEIRSVIKNLRSEHTIILSSHILPEVSAVCERVLIINKGKIVASDTPENLSKRLTHGSKLQIRVLGQRQKVYGILEKVPGVKYIEFIGPKEPNTVEVIVESENDVDIRADIFYALSEAKLPILMMRAVDLTLEEIFLQLTTEEKEAEAV
- a CDS encoding DUF5798 family protein — translated: MSDREILELILQKVETLDQKIDRLEARLDRLEVKVESLEKKVESLEKRVESLEKRVESLERRVENLEKRVDSLEKRVEKLELQVAENTQILKALEHLAQVNKAEHDNFTHQLARMEGLLNSVISNNSKEHQALFKQTEENTQKIVKLEKDMTIIESVCGKNMQDIAFLKGVKI
- a CDS encoding sodium:calcium antiporter → MVIPYVIKLIFSLFIILFGCTFFTNAVEWFGKRMNLGQGAVGSILAAVGTALPETIIPIIAILFAKGESSHDVGIGAIAGAPFMLGTLAFFITGLAVIVYTLFRKRTLKMNVDLSVFERDLTYFLIVYGIAVLTTFIHNHKVIRKIIAIGLFVAYLIYVKKTLADESEDTEREELEELYFTRFLKLPNNLLWILSQLLLSLVLIIYGAHLFVEYVQKVAMMIGVPALILSIIITPIATELPEKLNSIIWIGKKKDTLALGNITGAMVFQSSVPVVFGIIFTPWNLKGITMVSAILAFMSALLNLIWVKIKKSVNPFALLFGGVLYLIFLGYIFL
- a CDS encoding calcium-translocating P-type ATPase, SERCA-type; this translates as MNQNISNFHSKDIETILENLKTTLNGLSSEEAEQRLKVYGKNIIEEGKKKSLFVLFLEQFKNVMVLVLIAAAVISILLGEAADAVIIVAVLLINAVFGVAQELKAEKAIDALKKLNMPYAKVYRDGHLMQIRTDEIVVGDIIEIEAGDIVPADLRLIEGVNLKIDESALTGESVPVEKEANNVLDESTPLAERTNMAFMGTIVTYGRGKGVVVATGMKTEIGKIANFVNIQSTIDTKTPLHEKLEEIGKYLTFGILAIAFIVFVTGLLYGRETFEMFLTAVSLAVAAIPEGLPAVVTIVLAIGVQKMAKRNAIIRRLSSIETLGRVEVICSDKTGTLTQNKMNVVKIYCNDNLVENFEHEDNTTKTLLHIMALCNDVKVDLINKHPHFIGDPTEIALVKFAYEKGFNKNAIEKVLKRVYEIPFDSVRKMMTTVHEIRNDEKLFVFSKGAVDVIINKCKFAMVNDEILPLDENIHHKILQANKEMSSNALRVLAFAYKEIDRTQLEDKNAIEDNLIFIGLVGMIDPPRPEAYNAVEVCYQAGITPVMITGDHKDTAVAIAKELKIIDTDNDELSQVLTGSEIEKLDDQQLREKVKEVKVYARVSPEHKLRIVKAWKSHGKIVAMTGDGVNDAPALKAADIGIGMGITGTDVTKNVSDVILADDNFATIVAAVEEGRKIYDNIRKTIQFLLSSNIGEVVTLFFATLLNWVVLYPIHILWVNLVTDTFPALALGMEKAESDVMKRKPKKTQENIFAGGLGFSILYQGFLKGLITLLVFSIGNKLYGHNTAITMTFMLLSLIQLTHAYNVRSNINSLFKMGVFSNKYLNLAFIASFLLQVVVLIVPPLRELFKLTSLNFEQWTIIILASLSIIPIVEVVKYFTRHFHKE
- a CDS encoding IS481-like element ISCsa6 family transposase is translated as MNIISYHELRKISPQKARELVRKVFESNNKNVSKTAKILGVSRHTVRRAVYGPLEDKSKKPKSSPKKLSSELENFIVEESKKTGFRYRRLSFYLLRKYGIKISENTIKSILRRNSVARKTKRTKKGERSLYDYETLIPFSEFQLDTKHLLDKESLPKEVYEHMKRYNLPCYEWNIIDVATRTRFTAYSYELSSAFGFMFISLVALWLRTHNVRNIIKIRLDNGAEFCGGSERKLKQWNEMLSFLGVELNPIPPKAKHLMGIIENSHRADDEYFLMIHAERCKTKDEFIQRAQKWQDTWNFFRPHNGKGMNGRTPFEKFIASKSLVSSHIFQFPTLLLEDIMKKVGTFYSLFCNKFGGKYVFTTYLFKIYVKDLDARISYKIYIVSNYGLKF
- a CDS encoding transglycosylase domain-containing protein, with the protein product MKGQKRPLQTFFKSLALTLAALTVFSIGALGGTIAAYIKAIPPGTLDEIVQDTINNTTIIFDEMGREVATLNRGQSGIRVSYNQIPKDLINAFIAIEDERFWYHNGIDIKRIIGAFIHNLQRRSLSEGASTITQQLVRNKLLMFEKSFKRKIQEQYLAIQLEKRLTKQQILEEYLNTINLGNGAYGVQAAAYTYFGKDVSKLSLAECALIAGITKNPSYYNPFKFPDHAKKRQQLVLKKMLELGYITEEEYYQAINQKLVYAKNSNRNLLPYKHPYFVDSVIDEAIRILQMQRGITQEEAEDLVYGGGLKIYTTLDSSIQSVMEEVFSDSNYMPTVRYYDKNGVPQPQAAAVLIDFRTGAVKGIMGGRGNMNAVRLFNRATMSVRQPGSAIKPIAVYALALERGYGPWSVILDAPFSIGGYAPKNWYANKTGYSSYKGYMTLRQALVWSANVPAVKLAYKLGVQNVYENLRKFGFTTLTEEDKNNLSIAIGGFTYGVKPIELTAAFAAVANGGVYIKPHFITKIEDRYGNTINEYSYERKRVMEEKNAQLLTDMLQSVVKTGITIGTSFNYPVAGKTGTTDDNKDRWFVGYTPDYVLGVWVGEDEPRPLDYLDGTNPAVKIFKGIMDKIVSERGIKHYFTKPYVGYKGYVCKKSSSRTYKQNINTSPSNSGTQILNVTAPSAGSINSNSKEDLNSKITQQEPSQAKVQNSSGQNGTQSILQQFKNGEAIKQSNTAPSQQAKLNSKASNEITEPQTIKNNSAAGTQTNDIQNSFPQSNEQTVSDDIYSH